The following coding sequences are from one Biomphalaria glabrata chromosome 8, xgBioGlab47.1, whole genome shotgun sequence window:
- the LOC106060051 gene encoding coiled-coil domain-containing protein 158-like isoform X1, with translation MEHSPMLDDENSRDTGVKNVSASPATGSSSVSNGGLSSENSENNYNSQTVALSSIPLLPIDENTKKTSSQDFAEQIRKLEIEGNKLRAITANSLLGTGTVNGFSFENSFEFSRPQSSIPLGCLSSFVDTSFDPKYIADLRNQLDSQRKETDHLTKQLLSDSFSYHTVPRSSHGSHQFQTQTKSAFSTYPSQTLNRKSLDSLPSSHLEKSLKDSQEQIIELRKKLQEVTDSSDQQKRQFRQTVEDLKSKLHETIHNRDAVLDLRQKESNSQELLIHKLQSALTQLQDHNKLQEEALVSASKQLDSMKHVNEMNETALSQISCILLTREKGHGHTYFKSDLINGQNTSILVHTLERCLRDLDNDIVTKSKRLTELESELDVIKKNLSERERNIARDYQEMIRKEKDDSIKKFTMLTAEHEKNVSSVNEMLLNANQQIASLKSQLQQEEDCYIEKLKSKERQLREMEENVIELKTENMKNTASWQEKLIQAKHEQVYTETLRQALETSLDQVQKELVEVKAEKTELIQSLSVAETRLDDLQNLVAQLEGDLDTERDRIQQQRQREEELRSDLMSLELQVSNKQGDIDRLERTLDMVKQEYSLQVLEKQNLLSTTEKLEREQYIDQIKHLSSQLATMTEKFNKSTMELQTSYNDIERLKSDASSLTRKFEKSRSQAEKAEEEKAELAMLLNEKTDQMDRVARDKVDQAERLLRDKDQYVKLVDQRSEEVSQLKLSLETMKVQLEEKEKVLDTLRQQSSSIAQLMEIHTKASDSVREEKEKLAATAAEKELLLHDMRMTVESLTNQMKTQDDRVKGLEEENLKVNKNLQQKSQELDACQEEKKTLLSELTQVKADLEALTIKKDALKKEVIKAKTLHTKEIAKLQTKLKESEQEKRMSAKALRSKDIIDNKAVRYADKIQKEMTVKRSELDQLTTKLHRMEEKLETVSREKSLVEKDKDSLKKSLAKSLLHSQELSNKVESVMAQNGDLLAQLSLMEKDFELRSSTYQAKMETFEQEIAKLKLKHQLDLKEVEGMSRCKTGSLSTACHKSSSLPSSVSSVKQKMATSDSGDLTDASESDSPLTKHSKRTFYTTKTKNTFEVGKDLKLLLGEMKTLVSESREAAAEYLPRDKTEKSRRNKMNAALHSQNLSPTVNLISNTEKSKMSPARSLTSLADLSDGLAYKGAGNFLVSDTQELCRRLEEKIENLTKMGGNLIKENQDMADLINLQGEKINTVKQKEKITW, from the exons ATGGAACATTCTCCAATGTTAGATGATGAAAATTCCCGAGATACCGGGGTTAAAAATGTTTCAGCGTCCCCAGCAACGGGCTCGTCAAGTGTCAGTAATGGCGGCTTATCATCTGAAAATAGTGAAAACAATTATAATTCGCAGACTGTTGCTCTTTCGTCGATACCATTATTACCTATTGATGAAAATACGAAGAAAACATCATCACAAGACTTTGCTGAGCAGATTAGAAAACTTGAAATAGAAGGAAACAAACTACGTGCTATTACAGCTAATAGCTTATTAG GTACCGGTACTGTTAATGGTTTCAGCTTTGAGAACAGCTTTGAG TTTTCAAGACCACAATCTTCAATACCTCTGGGATGTTTGTCAAGTTTTGTAGACACATCATTTGATCCTAAATACATAGCAGACCTAAG AAATCAGCTTGACAGTCAGCGCAAAGAAACAGATCACTTAACCAAGCAATTATTATCTGATTCATTTAGTTATCACACAGTTCCAAGGTCAAGCCATGGCAGTCATCAGTTTCAGACTCAAACAAAGTCTGCTTTTTCCACCTATCCCAGTCAAACATTGAACAGAAAATCTCTGGATTCTCTTCCTTC GTCTCACTTGGAAAAGTCCCTTAAAGACTCACAAGAACAGATTATTGAATTGAGGAAAAAGCTGCAAGAG GTTACAGACTCTTCAGATCAACAAAAGCGGCAGTTTCGTCAAACTGTTGAGGACCTGAAATCAAAACTTCATGAGACAATACATAACAGAGACGCTGTACTTGACTTAAG acAAAAAGAGTCCAACAGTCAAGAGCTACTGATACACAAACTCCAGTCTGCATTGACTCAGCTACAAGATCATAATAAACTTCAAGAAGAG GCCCTTGTGTCTGCATCAAAACAGCTGGACTCTATGAAACATgttaatgaaatgaatgaaacagCCTTGTCTCAGATCAGCTGCATTCTTCTAACAAGAGAAAAAGGTCATGGTCACACTTACTTTAAGTCTGACTTGATCAATGGCCAGAATACATCTATTTTGGTCCACACTTTAGAAAGATGTCTTCGAGATCTGGATAATGACATAGTAACAAAATCAAAAAGACTGACTGAG CTGGAGTCTGAACTGGATgttataaagaaaaatttatcaGAAAGAGAACGAAACATAGCTAGGGATTATCAAGAaat gataagaaaagaaaaagatgattCCATAAAGAA GTTCACTATGCTTACAGCAGAACACGAGAAAAATGTGTCATCAGTCAATGAGATGCTTTTGAATGCCAATCAACAAATAGCATCCCTCAAGTCTCAGCTCCAGCAGGAAGA AGATTGTTACATAGAGAAACTGAAGTccaaagagagacaactgagagAAATGGAAGAAAATGTGATTGAACTGAAGACTGAGAACATGAAAAACACAGCCTCTTGGCAAGAAAAG CTGATTCAAGCAAAACATGAACAGGTTTATACAGAGACACtg aggCAAGCACTTGAAACATCACTTGATCAGGTCCAGAAAGAACTTGTTGAAGTCAAAGCAGAGAAGACTGAGCTAATCCAATCTCTTTCAGTTGCTGAAACAAGATTAGATGATCTACAG AATCTGGTGGCTCAGTTGGAAGGTGACCTAGATACTGAGAGAGATCGCATACAACAGCAGCGGCAAAGAGAAGAGGAGCTACGGTCTGACCTGATGAGCCTGGAGTTGCAGGTCTCCAACAAACAAGGAGACATTGACAGACTGGAGAGAACACTGGACATGGTCAAGCAGGAGTATAGCTTACAGGTATTGGAAAAG CAAAACCTTTTGTCTACAACAGAGAAACTAGAGAGAGAACAGTACATAGACCAAATCAAACACTTGTCTTCCCAACTGGCAACTATGACAGAGAAATTCAACAAGTCTACAATGGAGCTTCAGACTTCATATAATGATATTGAGAGGCTGAAGTCTGATGCATCTAGTCTGACAAGGAAATTTGAAAAGTCCAG ATCCCAGGCTGAAAAAGCTGAAGAAGAAAAAGCAGAACTGGCCATGCTGTTAAATGAGAAAACTGACCAGATGGACAGAGTGGCCAGGGATAAGGTTGACCAGGCTGAAAGACTTTTGAGAGACAAAGACCAGTATGTCAAGTTAGTAGACCAAAGGTCAGAAGAAGTGAGTCAACTGAAACTGAGTCTTGAGACAATGAAAGTCCAGCTGGAGGAGAAAGAGAAGGTTTTAGATACACTTAGACAGCAGTCCAGTAGTATAGCCCAGTTGATGGAG ATTCATACCAAGGCCAGTGACAGTgtgagagaagagaaagagaagcttGCTGCCACTGCTGCAGAGAAAGAGCTCCTACTACATGATATGAGAATGACTGTGGAGTCACTGACCAATCAGATGAAAACACAAGATGACAGAGTGAAAGGACTGGAGGaagaaaatttaaaagttaACAAAAATCTTCAGCAGAAG AGCCAGGAATTGGATGCATGccaagaagaaaagaaaacattgctAAGTGAACTGACTCAAGTGAAAGCTGACCTTGAAGCTCTAACTATCAAAAAAGATGCTTTGAAAAAGGAAGTCATTAAAGCCAAGACTCTTCATACAAAAGAAATAGCAAAACTTCAGACAAAATTGAAAG AGTCTGAGCAAGAGAAAAGAATGTCTGCCAAAGCTTTGAGGAGTAAAGATATCATAGATAATAAAG CTGTTCGTTATGCTGACAAGATTCAGAAAGAGATGACAGTCAAGAGAAGTGAACTGGATCAGCTGACCACTAAGTTACACAGAATGGAAGAAAAACTTGAGACAGTCTCCAGA gagAAATCTTTGGTAGAGAAAGACAAGGACAGTCTAAAGAAAAGTTTGGCCAAATCTTTACTTCACTCACAAGAGCTCTCCAACAAAGTGGAGTCTGTGATGGCACAAAATGGGGATTTGTTGGCTCAGCTATCTCTCATGGAGAAAGACTTTGAACTG AGGTCCTCAACATATCAAGCAAAAATGGAAACATTTGAACAAGAGATTGCAAAACTGAAACTCAAACACCAGCTTGATTTGAAA GAAGTTGAAGGAATGTCTAGGTGCAAAACAGGAAGTTTATCAACAGCTTGTCACAAAAGTTCCTCATTACCATCAAGTGTGTCCTCTGTGAAACAGAAAATGGCCACTTCTGATAGTGGTGATCTAACAGATGCTAGTGAGAGTGATTCCCCCTTAACTAAACACAGTAAAAGAACTTTTTATACA ACCAAAACTAAAAACACTTTTGAGGTTGGAAAAGATTTAAAGTTACTGTTGGGAGAAATGAAAACATTAGTTTCAGAGAGTCGAGAAGCTGCAGCAGAATATCTCCCCAGAGACAAAACAGAAAAGTCCAGAAGGAACAAAATGAATGCAGCTTTGCACTCTCAAAATTTAAG CCCAACTGTTAACCTCATATCAAACACAGAGAAGTCTAAGATGTCACCTGCAAGGTCATTGACCTCCCTTGCTGATTTGTCAGATGGATTGGCTTATAAAG
- the LOC106060051 gene encoding coiled-coil domain-containing protein 158-like isoform X3, whose protein sequence is MEHSPMLDDENSRDTGVKNVSASPATGSSSVSNGGLSSENSENNYNSQTVALSSIPLLPIDENTKKTSSQDFAEQIRKLEIEGNKLRAITANSLLGTGTVNGFSFENSFEFSRPQSSIPLGCLSSFVDTSFDPKYIADLSYHTVPRSSHGSHQFQTQTKSAFSTYPSQTLNRKSLDSLPSSHLEKSLKDSQEQIIELRKKLQEVTDSSDQQKRQFRQTVEDLKSKLHETIHNRDAVLDLRQKESNSQELLIHKLQSALTQLQDHNKLQEEALVSASKQLDSMKHVNEMNETALSQISCILLTREKGHGHTYFKSDLINGQNTSILVHTLERCLRDLDNDIVTKSKRLTELESELDVIKKNLSERERNIARDYQEMIRKEKDDSIKKFTMLTAEHEKNVSSVNEMLLNANQQIASLKSQLQQEEDCYIEKLKSKERQLREMEENVIELKTENMKNTASWQEKLIQAKHEQVYTETLRQALETSLDQVQKELVEVKAEKTELIQSLSVAETRLDDLQNLVAQLEGDLDTERDRIQQQRQREEELRSDLMSLELQVSNKQGDIDRLERTLDMVKQEYSLQVLEKQNLLSTTEKLEREQYIDQIKHLSSQLATMTEKFNKSTMELQTSYNDIERLKSDASSLTRKFEKSRSQAEKAEEEKAELAMLLNEKTDQMDRVARDKVDQAERLLRDKDQYVKLVDQRSEEVSQLKLSLETMKVQLEEKEKVLDTLRQQSSSIAQLMEIHTKASDSVREEKEKLAATAAEKELLLHDMRMTVESLTNQMKTQDDRVKGLEEENLKVNKNLQQKSQELDACQEEKKTLLSELTQVKADLEALTIKKDALKKEVIKAKTLHTKEIAKLQTKLKESEQEKRMSAKALRSKDIIDNKAVRYADKIQKEMTVKRSELDQLTTKLHRMEEKLETVSREKSLVEKDKDSLKKSLAKSLLHSQELSNKVESVMAQNGDLLAQLSLMEKDFELRSSTYQAKMETFEQEIAKLKLKHQLDLKEVEGMSRCKTGSLSTACHKSSSLPSSVSSVKQKMATSDSGDLTDASESDSPLTKHSKRTFYTTKTKNTFEVGKDLKLLLGEMKTLVSESREAAAEYLPRDKTEKSRRNKMNAALHSQNLSPTVNLISNTEKSKMSPARSLTSLADLSDGLAYKGAGNFLVSDTQELCRRLEEKIENLTKMGGNLIKENQDMADLINLQGEKINTVKQKEKITW, encoded by the exons ATGGAACATTCTCCAATGTTAGATGATGAAAATTCCCGAGATACCGGGGTTAAAAATGTTTCAGCGTCCCCAGCAACGGGCTCGTCAAGTGTCAGTAATGGCGGCTTATCATCTGAAAATAGTGAAAACAATTATAATTCGCAGACTGTTGCTCTTTCGTCGATACCATTATTACCTATTGATGAAAATACGAAGAAAACATCATCACAAGACTTTGCTGAGCAGATTAGAAAACTTGAAATAGAAGGAAACAAACTACGTGCTATTACAGCTAATAGCTTATTAG GTACCGGTACTGTTAATGGTTTCAGCTTTGAGAACAGCTTTGAG TTTTCAAGACCACAATCTTCAATACCTCTGGGATGTTTGTCAAGTTTTGTAGACACATCATTTGATCCTAAATACATAGCAGACCTAAG TTATCACACAGTTCCAAGGTCAAGCCATGGCAGTCATCAGTTTCAGACTCAAACAAAGTCTGCTTTTTCCACCTATCCCAGTCAAACATTGAACAGAAAATCTCTGGATTCTCTTCCTTC GTCTCACTTGGAAAAGTCCCTTAAAGACTCACAAGAACAGATTATTGAATTGAGGAAAAAGCTGCAAGAG GTTACAGACTCTTCAGATCAACAAAAGCGGCAGTTTCGTCAAACTGTTGAGGACCTGAAATCAAAACTTCATGAGACAATACATAACAGAGACGCTGTACTTGACTTAAG acAAAAAGAGTCCAACAGTCAAGAGCTACTGATACACAAACTCCAGTCTGCATTGACTCAGCTACAAGATCATAATAAACTTCAAGAAGAG GCCCTTGTGTCTGCATCAAAACAGCTGGACTCTATGAAACATgttaatgaaatgaatgaaacagCCTTGTCTCAGATCAGCTGCATTCTTCTAACAAGAGAAAAAGGTCATGGTCACACTTACTTTAAGTCTGACTTGATCAATGGCCAGAATACATCTATTTTGGTCCACACTTTAGAAAGATGTCTTCGAGATCTGGATAATGACATAGTAACAAAATCAAAAAGACTGACTGAG CTGGAGTCTGAACTGGATgttataaagaaaaatttatcaGAAAGAGAACGAAACATAGCTAGGGATTATCAAGAaat gataagaaaagaaaaagatgattCCATAAAGAA GTTCACTATGCTTACAGCAGAACACGAGAAAAATGTGTCATCAGTCAATGAGATGCTTTTGAATGCCAATCAACAAATAGCATCCCTCAAGTCTCAGCTCCAGCAGGAAGA AGATTGTTACATAGAGAAACTGAAGTccaaagagagacaactgagagAAATGGAAGAAAATGTGATTGAACTGAAGACTGAGAACATGAAAAACACAGCCTCTTGGCAAGAAAAG CTGATTCAAGCAAAACATGAACAGGTTTATACAGAGACACtg aggCAAGCACTTGAAACATCACTTGATCAGGTCCAGAAAGAACTTGTTGAAGTCAAAGCAGAGAAGACTGAGCTAATCCAATCTCTTTCAGTTGCTGAAACAAGATTAGATGATCTACAG AATCTGGTGGCTCAGTTGGAAGGTGACCTAGATACTGAGAGAGATCGCATACAACAGCAGCGGCAAAGAGAAGAGGAGCTACGGTCTGACCTGATGAGCCTGGAGTTGCAGGTCTCCAACAAACAAGGAGACATTGACAGACTGGAGAGAACACTGGACATGGTCAAGCAGGAGTATAGCTTACAGGTATTGGAAAAG CAAAACCTTTTGTCTACAACAGAGAAACTAGAGAGAGAACAGTACATAGACCAAATCAAACACTTGTCTTCCCAACTGGCAACTATGACAGAGAAATTCAACAAGTCTACAATGGAGCTTCAGACTTCATATAATGATATTGAGAGGCTGAAGTCTGATGCATCTAGTCTGACAAGGAAATTTGAAAAGTCCAG ATCCCAGGCTGAAAAAGCTGAAGAAGAAAAAGCAGAACTGGCCATGCTGTTAAATGAGAAAACTGACCAGATGGACAGAGTGGCCAGGGATAAGGTTGACCAGGCTGAAAGACTTTTGAGAGACAAAGACCAGTATGTCAAGTTAGTAGACCAAAGGTCAGAAGAAGTGAGTCAACTGAAACTGAGTCTTGAGACAATGAAAGTCCAGCTGGAGGAGAAAGAGAAGGTTTTAGATACACTTAGACAGCAGTCCAGTAGTATAGCCCAGTTGATGGAG ATTCATACCAAGGCCAGTGACAGTgtgagagaagagaaagagaagcttGCTGCCACTGCTGCAGAGAAAGAGCTCCTACTACATGATATGAGAATGACTGTGGAGTCACTGACCAATCAGATGAAAACACAAGATGACAGAGTGAAAGGACTGGAGGaagaaaatttaaaagttaACAAAAATCTTCAGCAGAAG AGCCAGGAATTGGATGCATGccaagaagaaaagaaaacattgctAAGTGAACTGACTCAAGTGAAAGCTGACCTTGAAGCTCTAACTATCAAAAAAGATGCTTTGAAAAAGGAAGTCATTAAAGCCAAGACTCTTCATACAAAAGAAATAGCAAAACTTCAGACAAAATTGAAAG AGTCTGAGCAAGAGAAAAGAATGTCTGCCAAAGCTTTGAGGAGTAAAGATATCATAGATAATAAAG CTGTTCGTTATGCTGACAAGATTCAGAAAGAGATGACAGTCAAGAGAAGTGAACTGGATCAGCTGACCACTAAGTTACACAGAATGGAAGAAAAACTTGAGACAGTCTCCAGA gagAAATCTTTGGTAGAGAAAGACAAGGACAGTCTAAAGAAAAGTTTGGCCAAATCTTTACTTCACTCACAAGAGCTCTCCAACAAAGTGGAGTCTGTGATGGCACAAAATGGGGATTTGTTGGCTCAGCTATCTCTCATGGAGAAAGACTTTGAACTG AGGTCCTCAACATATCAAGCAAAAATGGAAACATTTGAACAAGAGATTGCAAAACTGAAACTCAAACACCAGCTTGATTTGAAA GAAGTTGAAGGAATGTCTAGGTGCAAAACAGGAAGTTTATCAACAGCTTGTCACAAAAGTTCCTCATTACCATCAAGTGTGTCCTCTGTGAAACAGAAAATGGCCACTTCTGATAGTGGTGATCTAACAGATGCTAGTGAGAGTGATTCCCCCTTAACTAAACACAGTAAAAGAACTTTTTATACA ACCAAAACTAAAAACACTTTTGAGGTTGGAAAAGATTTAAAGTTACTGTTGGGAGAAATGAAAACATTAGTTTCAGAGAGTCGAGAAGCTGCAGCAGAATATCTCCCCAGAGACAAAACAGAAAAGTCCAGAAGGAACAAAATGAATGCAGCTTTGCACTCTCAAAATTTAAG CCCAACTGTTAACCTCATATCAAACACAGAGAAGTCTAAGATGTCACCTGCAAGGTCATTGACCTCCCTTGCTGATTTGTCAGATGGATTGGCTTATAAAG
- the LOC106060051 gene encoding coiled-coil domain-containing protein 158-like isoform X2 codes for MEHSPMLDDENSRDTGVKNVSASPATGSSSVSNGGLSSENSENNYNSQTVALSSIPLLPIDENTKKTSSQDFAEQIRKLEIEGNKLRAITANSLLGTGTVNGFSFENSFEFSRPQSSIPLGCLSSFVDTSFDPKYIADLRNQLDSQRKETDHLTKQLLSDSFSYHTVPRSSHGSHQFQTQTKSAFSTYPSQTLNRKSLDSLPSSHLEKSLKDSQEQIIELRKKLQEVTDSSDQQKRQFRQTVEDLKSKLHETIHNRDAVLDLRQKESNSQELLIHKLQSALTQLQDHNKLQEEALVSASKQLDSMKHVNEMNETALSQISCILLTREKGHGHTYFKSDLINGQNTSILVHTLERCLRDLDNDIVTKSKRLTELESELDVIKKNLSERERNIARDYQEMIRKEKDDSIKKFTMLTAEHEKNVSSVNEMLLNANQQIASLKSQLQQEEDCYIEKLKSKERQLREMEENVIELKTENMKNTASWQEKRQALETSLDQVQKELVEVKAEKTELIQSLSVAETRLDDLQNLVAQLEGDLDTERDRIQQQRQREEELRSDLMSLELQVSNKQGDIDRLERTLDMVKQEYSLQVLEKQNLLSTTEKLEREQYIDQIKHLSSQLATMTEKFNKSTMELQTSYNDIERLKSDASSLTRKFEKSRSQAEKAEEEKAELAMLLNEKTDQMDRVARDKVDQAERLLRDKDQYVKLVDQRSEEVSQLKLSLETMKVQLEEKEKVLDTLRQQSSSIAQLMEIHTKASDSVREEKEKLAATAAEKELLLHDMRMTVESLTNQMKTQDDRVKGLEEENLKVNKNLQQKSQELDACQEEKKTLLSELTQVKADLEALTIKKDALKKEVIKAKTLHTKEIAKLQTKLKESEQEKRMSAKALRSKDIIDNKAVRYADKIQKEMTVKRSELDQLTTKLHRMEEKLETVSREKSLVEKDKDSLKKSLAKSLLHSQELSNKVESVMAQNGDLLAQLSLMEKDFELRSSTYQAKMETFEQEIAKLKLKHQLDLKEVEGMSRCKTGSLSTACHKSSSLPSSVSSVKQKMATSDSGDLTDASESDSPLTKHSKRTFYTTKTKNTFEVGKDLKLLLGEMKTLVSESREAAAEYLPRDKTEKSRRNKMNAALHSQNLSPTVNLISNTEKSKMSPARSLTSLADLSDGLAYKGAGNFLVSDTQELCRRLEEKIENLTKMGGNLIKENQDMADLINLQGEKINTVKQKEKITW; via the exons ATGGAACATTCTCCAATGTTAGATGATGAAAATTCCCGAGATACCGGGGTTAAAAATGTTTCAGCGTCCCCAGCAACGGGCTCGTCAAGTGTCAGTAATGGCGGCTTATCATCTGAAAATAGTGAAAACAATTATAATTCGCAGACTGTTGCTCTTTCGTCGATACCATTATTACCTATTGATGAAAATACGAAGAAAACATCATCACAAGACTTTGCTGAGCAGATTAGAAAACTTGAAATAGAAGGAAACAAACTACGTGCTATTACAGCTAATAGCTTATTAG GTACCGGTACTGTTAATGGTTTCAGCTTTGAGAACAGCTTTGAG TTTTCAAGACCACAATCTTCAATACCTCTGGGATGTTTGTCAAGTTTTGTAGACACATCATTTGATCCTAAATACATAGCAGACCTAAG AAATCAGCTTGACAGTCAGCGCAAAGAAACAGATCACTTAACCAAGCAATTATTATCTGATTCATTTAGTTATCACACAGTTCCAAGGTCAAGCCATGGCAGTCATCAGTTTCAGACTCAAACAAAGTCTGCTTTTTCCACCTATCCCAGTCAAACATTGAACAGAAAATCTCTGGATTCTCTTCCTTC GTCTCACTTGGAAAAGTCCCTTAAAGACTCACAAGAACAGATTATTGAATTGAGGAAAAAGCTGCAAGAG GTTACAGACTCTTCAGATCAACAAAAGCGGCAGTTTCGTCAAACTGTTGAGGACCTGAAATCAAAACTTCATGAGACAATACATAACAGAGACGCTGTACTTGACTTAAG acAAAAAGAGTCCAACAGTCAAGAGCTACTGATACACAAACTCCAGTCTGCATTGACTCAGCTACAAGATCATAATAAACTTCAAGAAGAG GCCCTTGTGTCTGCATCAAAACAGCTGGACTCTATGAAACATgttaatgaaatgaatgaaacagCCTTGTCTCAGATCAGCTGCATTCTTCTAACAAGAGAAAAAGGTCATGGTCACACTTACTTTAAGTCTGACTTGATCAATGGCCAGAATACATCTATTTTGGTCCACACTTTAGAAAGATGTCTTCGAGATCTGGATAATGACATAGTAACAAAATCAAAAAGACTGACTGAG CTGGAGTCTGAACTGGATgttataaagaaaaatttatcaGAAAGAGAACGAAACATAGCTAGGGATTATCAAGAaat gataagaaaagaaaaagatgattCCATAAAGAA GTTCACTATGCTTACAGCAGAACACGAGAAAAATGTGTCATCAGTCAATGAGATGCTTTTGAATGCCAATCAACAAATAGCATCCCTCAAGTCTCAGCTCCAGCAGGAAGA AGATTGTTACATAGAGAAACTGAAGTccaaagagagacaactgagagAAATGGAAGAAAATGTGATTGAACTGAAGACTGAGAACATGAAAAACACAGCCTCTTGGCAAGAAAAG aggCAAGCACTTGAAACATCACTTGATCAGGTCCAGAAAGAACTTGTTGAAGTCAAAGCAGAGAAGACTGAGCTAATCCAATCTCTTTCAGTTGCTGAAACAAGATTAGATGATCTACAG AATCTGGTGGCTCAGTTGGAAGGTGACCTAGATACTGAGAGAGATCGCATACAACAGCAGCGGCAAAGAGAAGAGGAGCTACGGTCTGACCTGATGAGCCTGGAGTTGCAGGTCTCCAACAAACAAGGAGACATTGACAGACTGGAGAGAACACTGGACATGGTCAAGCAGGAGTATAGCTTACAGGTATTGGAAAAG CAAAACCTTTTGTCTACAACAGAGAAACTAGAGAGAGAACAGTACATAGACCAAATCAAACACTTGTCTTCCCAACTGGCAACTATGACAGAGAAATTCAACAAGTCTACAATGGAGCTTCAGACTTCATATAATGATATTGAGAGGCTGAAGTCTGATGCATCTAGTCTGACAAGGAAATTTGAAAAGTCCAG ATCCCAGGCTGAAAAAGCTGAAGAAGAAAAAGCAGAACTGGCCATGCTGTTAAATGAGAAAACTGACCAGATGGACAGAGTGGCCAGGGATAAGGTTGACCAGGCTGAAAGACTTTTGAGAGACAAAGACCAGTATGTCAAGTTAGTAGACCAAAGGTCAGAAGAAGTGAGTCAACTGAAACTGAGTCTTGAGACAATGAAAGTCCAGCTGGAGGAGAAAGAGAAGGTTTTAGATACACTTAGACAGCAGTCCAGTAGTATAGCCCAGTTGATGGAG ATTCATACCAAGGCCAGTGACAGTgtgagagaagagaaagagaagcttGCTGCCACTGCTGCAGAGAAAGAGCTCCTACTACATGATATGAGAATGACTGTGGAGTCACTGACCAATCAGATGAAAACACAAGATGACAGAGTGAAAGGACTGGAGGaagaaaatttaaaagttaACAAAAATCTTCAGCAGAAG AGCCAGGAATTGGATGCATGccaagaagaaaagaaaacattgctAAGTGAACTGACTCAAGTGAAAGCTGACCTTGAAGCTCTAACTATCAAAAAAGATGCTTTGAAAAAGGAAGTCATTAAAGCCAAGACTCTTCATACAAAAGAAATAGCAAAACTTCAGACAAAATTGAAAG AGTCTGAGCAAGAGAAAAGAATGTCTGCCAAAGCTTTGAGGAGTAAAGATATCATAGATAATAAAG CTGTTCGTTATGCTGACAAGATTCAGAAAGAGATGACAGTCAAGAGAAGTGAACTGGATCAGCTGACCACTAAGTTACACAGAATGGAAGAAAAACTTGAGACAGTCTCCAGA gagAAATCTTTGGTAGAGAAAGACAAGGACAGTCTAAAGAAAAGTTTGGCCAAATCTTTACTTCACTCACAAGAGCTCTCCAACAAAGTGGAGTCTGTGATGGCACAAAATGGGGATTTGTTGGCTCAGCTATCTCTCATGGAGAAAGACTTTGAACTG AGGTCCTCAACATATCAAGCAAAAATGGAAACATTTGAACAAGAGATTGCAAAACTGAAACTCAAACACCAGCTTGATTTGAAA GAAGTTGAAGGAATGTCTAGGTGCAAAACAGGAAGTTTATCAACAGCTTGTCACAAAAGTTCCTCATTACCATCAAGTGTGTCCTCTGTGAAACAGAAAATGGCCACTTCTGATAGTGGTGATCTAACAGATGCTAGTGAGAGTGATTCCCCCTTAACTAAACACAGTAAAAGAACTTTTTATACA ACCAAAACTAAAAACACTTTTGAGGTTGGAAAAGATTTAAAGTTACTGTTGGGAGAAATGAAAACATTAGTTTCAGAGAGTCGAGAAGCTGCAGCAGAATATCTCCCCAGAGACAAAACAGAAAAGTCCAGAAGGAACAAAATGAATGCAGCTTTGCACTCTCAAAATTTAAG CCCAACTGTTAACCTCATATCAAACACAGAGAAGTCTAAGATGTCACCTGCAAGGTCATTGACCTCCCTTGCTGATTTGTCAGATGGATTGGCTTATAAAG